In uncultured Tolumonas sp., one DNA window encodes the following:
- a CDS encoding MbcA/ParS/Xre antitoxin family protein — protein sequence MQKPPSNELLEAKQGSATSLTEDDHVWLGLVPSQRLPPNFVDMDANALRLLFIISMVPMDVFSAATDYFDGNEQSAIHWLCSAAIALGGQRPIDVCKTEEGQQAVLKLIGQLNYGILS from the coding sequence ATGCAAAAGCCCCCCTCAAATGAATTATTGGAAGCCAAACAAGGCTCAGCAACTAGTTTAACTGAAGATGATCATGTGTGGTTGGGTCTCGTTCCCAGTCAACGTTTACCACCAAATTTCGTAGACATGGATGCCAATGCACTGCGGCTGTTATTTATCATCAGCATGGTTCCGATGGATGTGTTTAGTGCCGCAACAGATTATTTTGATGGTAACGAACAAAGTGCTATTCATTGGTTATGTTCTGCGGCAATCGCATTAGGTGGACAACGCCCAATTGATGTCTGTAAGACCGAGGAAGGACAACAGGCGGTTCTGAA